The Bacteroidales bacterium nucleotide sequence TTAATTCTGTCCACTCATTACCACTTGGCACATGCCAGCCATTTGGACAAATACCCTGTACACCGCTTGGGTTAGCATTGCTGCTTATTTCATCGTTCATAATTGCCGCCCATGTATAAAGCCTTCCATAAGTAGCAACATTGCTTTCATCATCATCGTAAGCAAAATAATATTTTGTTGTTAGATCATATTCTGTATGACCCGCACCTGTTCCGTCAACTAAAGCTGTGCCATCGGAATAATGTGTAGTAGCAAGGTTTTCTTTCATCCAGCACTGGTCGCCTATTTCAACAGTATTATAAATCTGTCCGTCATATTCAAATGAAGTTATACCATTACAAGGACCTAATGAAGCAGTATCACCACAAACCTCAAACCAAACATCACCTGTAAAATAGTTCAGGCAATTGGTTTCTGTATTATAAACCTGCAATCCTGCTGCAGGATTTGAAATTGCATCACGCTGTGCAGTGGTCATTCGTGAAGGAAGAAAACCTTTTGTTGTTGATTTTACTTCGAGAGCAGAAGAAGTTTCTTCAGTAGAAGTACCAATACCAACACTTTTGCTATTGTTATAAACATAAGTACTGTTTTCTGTCCAAACAGGGCAATGTTCCGTGTTTTCCGAAAGTGTTGCATAATCAGCTTCTTGAGCATAATCAGCTTCATGAGCCCAGTATGCTTTATCTGCTGCTAATGAATATGGTACAGAAAGTAATTCTGTAATGCCTTCAATAAGTCCGTCAGGTGTATCCATTATTACATTAACATAAACATTTTCGGCTCTTAACCAGCTAATTTCAGAAAAATCGCCTACTTCAACATTTCCTTTTCCAATTTCGAGTGATAACACACCAAATTCATCAGTCGTAACTCTGTGTTCTTCAACATAAACAGGCTTTTCATGAATATCATCTAATATTATAGCAATCTGAACTTGAATACGTGTTTCCTGGAAAACATCTCCATGATGATCCCTTGCAACAGCCTGGTATTTTATTGCCTGGGGTACATATGAGTCAGGTTTTTGAGCATAGTTACTAAAAAATGCTATCAATAATATTGATAATAATAAATTCTTTTTCATAATGTTTAAATTTAAGTTATTTAATAAGTTTATTTAATTATTTGTATTTTAAAAATATCTGTTGAATTATTTTCTTTTGAAATAATTCTTAAAAAGTAAAATCCATTTGGAATATTTGTTAAACCAAGCTTTGTTTTTGAATTAATAAGCTTTTCACTCATCAGCTTAACTCCCTGAGTATTTAGCAGTTCAATTAAACAAATAGATTCGCTGACAAATTTATTATTAATATACAAAAAATCTGAAGCAGGATTTGGGAAAACTGTAATTTCAAACTTATCCGAAACTAAGACATTCCCCGTTGTAGTGTTTTTCTCCTGATGATTCTTTTTTAGCGACATCAACGGTTGTTGAAAACCTTGCATTAAAAAACTACCTTCACCTCTGAATGTTTCATTAATAGTCTCACCAAGCGTATAGCTCAGACTTCTATCATCAAACCTTATCATATCTCCGGCGCTTGCCACTACTTCACGTACTATTTTTTGTGAATAAGTGCTGTAGCAGGCAGTAATGAGTA carries:
- a CDS encoding T9SS type A sorting domain-containing protein: MKKILIFILLITACYSTYSQKIVREVVASAGDMIRFDDRSLSYTLGETINETFRGEGSFLMQGFQQPLMSLKKNHQEKNTTTGNVLVSDKFEITVFPNPASDFLYINNKFVSESICLIELLNTQGVKLMSEKLINSKTKLGLTNIPNGFYFLRIISKENNSTDIFKIQIIK